A portion of the Candidatus Nitrosotenuis aquarius genome contains these proteins:
- the hsp14 gene encoding archaeal heat shock protein Hsp14 has product MGLVKNMAKEITKEIGNKSREFYEFVLPPVDMILENDSLTVIIDLPGFEKKDIKLAIHKNVLSISAQKPESKVEGAIYRQRPNTIDKKILLPIHTKEEAVISAKFAQGVLTVKIPYSKKEIPIE; this is encoded by the coding sequence ATGGGCCTAGTCAAGAACATGGCAAAGGAGATAACAAAAGAAATCGGCAACAAGTCGCGCGAATTCTACGAGTTTGTCCTGCCGCCAGTAGACATGATCTTGGAAAATGACTCACTTACCGTGATAATTGATCTGCCAGGATTTGAGAAAAAAGACATCAAGCTGGCAATTCACAAAAACGTTCTATCGATTTCTGCGCAAAAGCCAGAATCCAAAGTAGAAGGCGCAATCTACAGGCAGCGCCCAAATACAATAGACAAAAAAATTCTCTTGCCCATCCACACCAAGGAAGAGGCCGTCATCTCTGCAAAATTTGCACAAGGCGTACTGACAGTAAAAATTCCCTATTCCAAAAAGGAAATTCCAATAGAATAG
- a CDS encoding V0D/AC39 family V-type ATPase subunit — protein MGSGGSQKVFASVKSFSQRGKLLTKAELQTLAEARDLDELITRIKNTKYVDAVSKITKPFTAGKIESALRSELAEIHYSIANTAGKSDILDAYYLKFLITNLKVILKGKALGKSQEEMEPHLNLHAEELINQRDVIIKALTAKDLEEAIASLNTIEFGEELAKAVALYNDKKNVQIFDVLLDKILYQQLGRAMRNSRDRETMKLVGMDIDYYNILSILRGKFWGLDEDQIQNLIVTHTPSIPKDLLGKLISSDSVRSVLDELASTRYRDLIPQTEDNMEAVAAFEHAFEMATYRSVNRSFTKMFSFATIIGITKLTAYEVRNIAAIAFAVEQKIDPQTTMSRLIVEQEE, from the coding sequence ATGGGCTCTGGTGGATCGCAAAAGGTCTTTGCGTCTGTAAAATCATTTTCGCAACGAGGAAAACTGCTCACAAAGGCAGAACTGCAGACATTGGCAGAAGCAAGAGATTTGGATGAGCTAATTACTCGAATAAAGAACACAAAATATGTCGATGCCGTATCCAAGATAACCAAGCCATTTACGGCAGGCAAAATAGAGTCTGCCCTGCGAAGCGAGCTTGCAGAGATTCACTATTCCATTGCAAATACCGCCGGAAAGTCTGACATTTTAGATGCGTATTACCTAAAATTCCTAATTACTAATCTCAAAGTCATACTAAAGGGCAAAGCCCTTGGCAAGTCCCAGGAAGAAATGGAGCCGCATCTGAACTTGCATGCAGAGGAGCTGATCAACCAGCGAGACGTCATCATAAAGGCGCTTACTGCCAAGGACCTAGAGGAAGCAATTGCAAGCCTCAACACAATTGAGTTTGGCGAGGAGCTGGCAAAGGCAGTAGCGCTATACAATGACAAGAAAAATGTCCAGATTTTCGATGTGTTGCTTGACAAAATTTTATACCAACAGCTAGGTCGTGCAATGAGAAACTCGCGAGACCGCGAAACAATGAAGCTGGTTGGAATGGATATTGATTATTACAATATTTTATCGATATTGCGAGGAAAATTCTGGGGCCTAGATGAGGACCAAATCCAAAATCTCATAGTGACTCACACGCCAAGTATTCCAAAGGACTTGCTGGGAAAACTGATCTCATCAGATTCTGTTAGAAGTGTGCTAGACGAGCTTGCCTCCACTAGATACCGAGACCTAATTCCGCAAACAGAAGACAATATGGAAGCAGTAGCTGCGTTTGAGCATGCATTTGAGATGGCAACATACAGGTCTGTAAACAGGTCGTTTACAAAGATGTTCAGCTTTGCCACAATAATTGGAATTACAAAACTTACTGCATACGAGGTACGAAACATTGCGGCAATCGCATTTGCTGTAGAGCAGAAAATAGACCCGCAGACTACCATGTCTCGCCTAATAGTAGAGCAGGAAGAATAA
- the pyrH gene encoding UMP kinase — protein MKKRIVLKLSGRIFGMDNNEKLLKDYATFLVKISKVCQPIVVAGGGKIARHYISHARSSGADESTLDELGIEVSRLNAKLLIYALGGKAYPHPPTTLAETRHAVDSGLIVVTGGLHPGQSTNGTAALIAEKVHASEFLNATDVDGIYDSDPNKNPRAKKFKKIELKALRSLLVKEDSVAGGYDLMDIVALKVIERSKIKTRVIKAEIPTIEKAIRGQAVGTEIAL, from the coding sequence ATGAAAAAAAGAATCGTCCTAAAATTATCTGGCAGAATCTTTGGCATGGACAATAACGAAAAACTGCTCAAGGATTACGCAACGTTTCTAGTCAAAATCAGCAAAGTCTGCCAGCCAATTGTGGTTGCCGGTGGAGGCAAAATTGCGCGACACTACATTTCCCATGCAAGATCTTCAGGCGCAGACGAATCTACACTGGACGAGCTCGGAATTGAGGTATCAAGGCTAAACGCAAAACTGCTCATCTATGCATTGGGCGGCAAGGCTTATCCGCACCCACCAACCACACTTGCAGAAACAAGACACGCAGTCGATTCAGGGTTAATTGTGGTGACAGGTGGTCTTCATCCAGGACAAAGCACAAATGGAACTGCGGCACTGATAGCGGAAAAAGTTCACGCATCCGAGTTTCTCAACGCAACAGATGTTGATGGAATTTACGATTCCGATCCAAACAAAAACCCCAGGGCAAAAAAATTCAAAAAAATCGAGCTGAAAGCCCTGCGTAGTCTTCTAGTAAAGGAGGATTCCGTGGCAGGCGGCTATGATCTCATGGATATTGTTGCCCTCAAGGTAATAGAGCGCTCTAAAATCAAGACGCGCGTAATCAAGGCAGAAATCCCAACAATAGAAAAGGCAATCCGCGGCCAAGCAGTCGGCACAGAAATCGCTCTATAG
- a CDS encoding ABC transporter ATP-binding protein, which yields MSQKTYRGVSGIKIIGIYGVVKNLGADKVLAVDELNLEVNKGEIVTLLGPSGCGKTTTLRLIAGFESPDSGEILIDGIQVAGKKIFVPPEKRNVGIVLQEFALFPHLNVRKNIAFGLRNLNKSEAEERIKSMIELTGLQGLEERYPYQLSGGQQQRVALARALAPSPLIVLFDEPFASIDPDLRSRMRIELKKILKKAGVTAVFVTHDQEEAFLIADRIVVMNKGMIHQIGTPMQVYHNPQDRFVAEFVGHADFISGKIASTKIVTEIGELPLKSNTVKEGSDVIVMLRPGDVEIIPTKSGIGVIETIEFKGKETLYSIKLKSGQIIHSTQNSSYVPAVGTEVDVTANPTHLVVFRNDGQSAKNEIPIEL from the coding sequence TTGTCTCAGAAAACATATCGCGGCGTTTCTGGCATAAAAATAATTGGAATTTATGGAGTTGTGAAAAATCTCGGTGCGGACAAAGTCCTTGCAGTAGATGAGCTGAACCTTGAAGTTAACAAAGGCGAAATAGTAACGCTTCTTGGACCTAGCGGATGTGGCAAGACAACCACACTTAGACTTATTGCCGGATTTGAGTCACCCGATTCAGGTGAGATCCTAATTGATGGGATCCAAGTTGCGGGAAAAAAAATATTCGTCCCGCCTGAAAAAAGAAACGTCGGCATTGTATTGCAAGAATTCGCACTATTCCCTCACCTTAATGTGAGGAAAAACATTGCGTTTGGATTACGAAATCTAAACAAGTCTGAGGCAGAAGAGCGAATCAAATCAATGATCGAGCTTACTGGACTGCAGGGACTAGAGGAGCGATATCCATATCAGCTCTCGGGAGGCCAACAACAAAGAGTAGCTCTTGCAAGGGCCTTGGCTCCGTCACCCCTAATTGTTTTGTTTGATGAACCGTTTGCAAGCATAGATCCGGATCTCAGATCAAGAATGCGAATTGAACTAAAAAAAATACTAAAAAAAGCCGGAGTAACAGCTGTTTTCGTAACTCATGATCAAGAAGAAGCATTTTTGATTGCAGACAGGATTGTGGTAATGAACAAAGGCATGATACACCAAATAGGCACTCCAATGCAGGTATATCACAATCCGCAGGATCGCTTTGTTGCTGAATTTGTAGGGCATGCCGATTTCATATCTGGCAAGATTGCATCTACCAAAATTGTAACTGAAATTGGCGAGCTCCCACTGAAAAGTAACACTGTAAAAGAAGGCTCTGATGTAATTGTAATGCTCAGACCAGGAGACGTTGAAATAATACCAACAAAGTCTGGAATAGGAGTCATTGAGACCATAGAATTCAAAGGTAAAGAAACACTATACTCGATCAAACTCAAATCTGGCCAAATCATACATAGTACACAGAACTCATCTTACGTGCCTGCCGTTGGAACAGAGGTAGACGTAACTGCCAATCCGACACACCTAGTAGTATTCAGAAATGATGGGCAGTCGGCAAAGAACGAAATCCCAATTGAACTTTAG
- a CDS encoding iron ABC transporter substrate-binding protein, producing MNKTFPIVGIAIAAAIIIGVVGFMAIPNNSDNSMDSDRVTTAEKPMASDTVTEKPTETLTVDEPESETAESMDAKVIDEPIEIETAEETMAVDVTPRQNQVLTIYSGRAETLVGPIIAQFEQDTGIKTQVRYGDTAAMALAIMEEGQNSPADVYFAQDAGALGALAKEGRLLALSPSILEKVDSDYRSSTDEWVGISGRARVVNYNVNLVDQSELPDSIWGFLDPKWKGKIGWAPSNGSFQSFVTALRVLEGEDRAKEWLVGIMENDPVVFSGNAPIVEAIGRGEIHVGFVNNYYMHNIKAKNPSLPVANHYTSGDAGSMINIAGAGVVDTTKNKALAERFIQYMLEEKAQTYFATTTYEYPLVAGVDVTGSQTPITEIVKPQIDLNDLDDLQGTLELLKVIRAL from the coding sequence GTGAATAAGACTTTTCCCATAGTTGGCATAGCAATTGCAGCAGCTATAATCATAGGTGTTGTTGGTTTTATGGCAATACCAAATAATTCTGATAATTCCATGGATAGTGACAGAGTCACCACTGCCGAAAAACCCATGGCATCTGATACTGTCACAGAAAAACCCACGGAAACACTCACAGTTGACGAACCTGAATCTGAAACTGCAGAATCTATGGATGCAAAAGTCATTGATGAACCAATCGAAATTGAGACCGCAGAAGAAACCATGGCCGTCGATGTAACACCGCGACAAAACCAAGTCCTGACAATATATTCTGGCAGAGCAGAAACTCTGGTCGGACCTATTATTGCCCAATTTGAGCAAGACACTGGCATCAAAACCCAAGTTCGATATGGAGATACAGCGGCTATGGCTCTGGCAATAATGGAAGAAGGACAAAATAGTCCAGCTGATGTATACTTTGCTCAAGATGCAGGTGCACTTGGGGCTTTAGCTAAAGAAGGACGGTTACTTGCATTATCACCATCAATTCTAGAAAAAGTAGATTCTGATTATCGCTCATCTACTGATGAATGGGTCGGTATCTCTGGTAGAGCGCGAGTAGTTAATTATAATGTAAATCTGGTTGACCAATCCGAACTGCCAGATTCTATTTGGGGCTTCCTAGATCCAAAATGGAAGGGAAAGATTGGCTGGGCTCCATCTAATGGTTCATTCCAGTCCTTTGTCACTGCACTTCGAGTCTTGGAAGGCGAAGACAGAGCAAAAGAATGGCTAGTCGGAATAATGGAAAATGATCCAGTTGTATTTTCAGGCAATGCCCCAATAGTCGAGGCAATTGGCCGAGGGGAAATTCATGTTGGCTTTGTAAACAACTATTATATGCACAACATCAAAGCAAAGAATCCCAGTCTTCCAGTTGCAAACCACTATACTAGCGGGGATGCAGGATCTATGATCAACATTGCAGGAGCTGGCGTAGTTGACACTACAAAGAACAAGGCACTTGCTGAAAGATTCATCCAGTATATGTTAGAGGAAAAGGCCCAGACTTACTTTGCTACAACAACATACGAGTATCCATTGGTGGCAGGAGTTGACGTTACTGGTTCCCAAACCCCGATTACAGAAATAGTCAAACCGCAAATTGATCTTAATGACTTGGATGATCTGCAAGGCACGCTAGAGCTCTTAAAAGTTATAAGAGCACTCTAA
- a CDS encoding iron ABC transporter permease, protein MNLLTSNSKLSNPLTHTSFPLVIAGIIIALSMLVPLAYLVARASDAGPRITNILISSRTLEVFANSTVLVLVVTALSAVIAVIAAFLTVKTDLPGKKFWSVILTLPLAVPSFVGSFALIATFAPKGSALQNLLAPLGIDVLPPIYGWPGVILALTLFSYPYVFLTTRSSLRGMDPAIEEVSRSLGYNIRSTLRHVTLPHLYPSIAAGSLLVAFYALSDFGTPGLMRFDSFTRMIYVEYQLGFDRSSAAVLSLLLVTLVAVILFFEHRVRSKASYYSLGPGTKRQPVLLKLGRWKGVALVFCGVIATLALFIPIGVMFYWFFQGVAVGESYPNMGIITFNTVYVAALATLVIVAFALPMALLVVRFPRKSTSVLERISYIGFAMPGIVVALSLVSFGANHLPMFYQSMGMLVFAYMVLFIPLSIGAIRSSLLQINPRVEEAARSLGLGQGRTLLTVTIPMAKTGLLAGAALVILTIMKELPSTLLLSPIGFKTLATQVWTGAESASFPYAAASALVLVAISAISVTIILSQERNASRR, encoded by the coding sequence TTGAATCTCTTAACATCTAATTCTAAATTATCTAATCCCCTAACACATACATCTTTTCCACTTGTTATAGCTGGAATAATCATAGCGCTCTCAATGCTTGTGCCTTTGGCATATCTTGTGGCTCGTGCATCAGATGCAGGTCCAAGAATAACGAACATTTTGATATCTTCTCGCACACTAGAGGTCTTTGCAAATAGTACCGTTCTTGTACTAGTTGTCACTGCACTTTCTGCCGTAATTGCAGTCATCGCGGCTTTTCTTACCGTCAAGACTGACCTGCCTGGAAAAAAATTCTGGTCTGTGATTTTGACTTTGCCGCTTGCCGTTCCAAGCTTTGTAGGAAGTTTTGCTCTTATTGCCACATTTGCACCTAAAGGCAGCGCACTTCAAAATCTACTTGCCCCACTTGGGATTGATGTGCTTCCACCAATCTATGGCTGGCCAGGAGTCATACTTGCACTAACGCTATTCTCATATCCATACGTGTTTCTGACTACAAGGTCTAGCTTGCGTGGAATGGATCCTGCAATAGAAGAAGTCTCACGATCCCTTGGATACAACATCCGCTCTACTTTGCGTCATGTCACACTTCCACATCTTTACCCATCTATTGCTGCTGGTTCCCTACTTGTTGCGTTTTATGCATTGAGTGATTTTGGTACGCCAGGCCTAATGCGGTTTGACTCGTTTACACGAATGATCTATGTAGAATACCAATTGGGCTTTGATCGTAGCTCAGCCGCAGTCCTCTCATTGTTATTGGTGACACTTGTTGCTGTCATCTTGTTTTTTGAGCATCGGGTCAGAAGCAAGGCGTCATATTATAGTCTTGGGCCTGGAACAAAGCGCCAACCAGTATTGCTCAAGCTGGGACGTTGGAAGGGAGTAGCTCTTGTCTTTTGTGGTGTAATTGCAACCTTGGCGCTCTTTATCCCGATTGGCGTTATGTTCTACTGGTTTTTCCAAGGCGTAGCAGTCGGCGAATCTTATCCAAATATGGGCATTATCACTTTTAACACTGTTTACGTAGCAGCCCTTGCCACTTTGGTAATAGTTGCATTTGCATTACCGATGGCACTTTTGGTAGTAAGGTTTCCAAGAAAGTCAACTAGTGTACTTGAAAGGATCTCTTACATTGGGTTTGCAATGCCTGGAATAGTTGTGGCATTGTCTCTGGTGTCTTTTGGCGCAAATCACCTTCCAATGTTTTATCAATCCATGGGAATGCTAGTTTTTGCTTACATGGTTCTCTTTATCCCATTGTCGATCGGCGCAATTCGTTCTTCATTATTGCAGATTAACCCAAGAGTAGAAGAGGCAGCAAGATCTCTTGGCTTGGGACAAGGCAGAACACTACTGACTGTGACAATACCGATGGCAAAAACGGGGCTGCTTGCAGGAGCTGCATTGGTAATACTGACAATTATGAAAGAACTGCCCTCAACACTGCTTCTCTCTCCAATAGGGTTCAAAACGCTTGCCACACAGGTCTGGACTGGCGCCGAATCAGCATCATTTCCATATGCTGCCGCATCTGCACTTGTACTTGTGGCCATATCGGCAATTTCCGTAACTATTATACTCTCTCAGGAAAGAAATGCCTCGAGGAGATAG
- the tmk gene encoding dTMP kinase, with amino-acid sequence MIIVIEGSDQAGKKTQTALLAQALKKSKIKTKTFSFPDYTTPLGKEINRFLHGKRKFPSQVIHCLLAANRWEKLDQIKSAQAQNSVLIMNRYYQSNLVYGVANGMSLSWLEGLDEGLPKADLVIVLDVSQKESFSRKKANRDKFEKNAQFLKTISATYRKLAKKYHWSIVNASQSKDQVHADIMKILSKKLAKL; translated from the coding sequence ATGATTATTGTAATTGAGGGAAGCGATCAGGCTGGAAAAAAAACCCAGACGGCACTCTTGGCCCAAGCCCTCAAAAAAAGTAAAATCAAGACAAAGACCTTTAGCTTTCCAGATTATACCACACCACTAGGAAAAGAAATCAACAGATTTCTGCACGGAAAAAGAAAATTCCCGTCCCAGGTAATCCATTGTCTTTTGGCTGCAAACAGATGGGAAAAGCTAGACCAAATCAAGTCCGCCCAAGCCCAAAACTCGGTTCTTATCATGAATAGGTACTACCAGTCAAACCTAGTATATGGTGTGGCAAACGGCATGTCGCTGTCTTGGCTTGAAGGCCTCGACGAAGGACTGCCAAAGGCAGACCTAGTCATAGTACTAGACGTGTCGCAAAAAGAATCATTTTCTCGCAAGAAAGCAAATCGCGACAAGTTTGAAAAAAACGCCCAGTTTCTCAAGACTATCTCAGCCACATATCGAAAACTGGCAAAAAAATACCACTGGAGCATAGTTAATGCCTCACAATCAAAGGATCAAGTCCATGCAGACATCATGAAAATACTATCAAAAAAGCTAGCAAAACTATGA
- a CDS encoding CRISPR-associated protein Cas4, giving the protein MMGDKDYKQVINGALDALAKESTPQITNPSNKNEVFLHEITRCMRRSYFDRFDSLEPEGKNFDVVLGGLIRKLPYGAKLGEFAIDEIKLKGQADMITEDIVIIFKTIKESPENPSASDILYLNGCMWIFNKTEGVIVYMTGDGKETSFALTREKRMFEEVIRRVRVFSNLIADKKTPILEPSSECSHCQYYERCYIKKHEEKQLSISELFGSKKK; this is encoded by the coding sequence ATGATGGGCGATAAAGACTACAAACAGGTCATTAACGGTGCGCTTGATGCGCTTGCCAAGGAAAGTACGCCACAGATCACAAACCCCAGTAACAAAAACGAGGTGTTTTTGCATGAGATCACCAGATGCATGAGAAGATCCTATTTTGACAGGTTTGATTCGCTAGAGCCTGAAGGCAAAAACTTTGATGTCGTTCTTGGTGGACTAATACGCAAGCTTCCCTATGGTGCCAAGCTAGGGGAATTTGCAATAGATGAGATAAAGCTAAAGGGCCAAGCAGACATGATAACAGAAGACATTGTCATAATATTCAAGACAATAAAAGAGTCGCCTGAAAATCCTTCCGCATCGGATATTTTGTATCTAAACGGCTGCATGTGGATTTTCAACAAAACAGAAGGCGTAATTGTATACATGACAGGCGACGGGAAAGAGACATCATTTGCACTAACCAGGGAGAAAAGAATGTTTGAAGAAGTCATTCGTCGCGTCAGGGTGTTTTCAAATTTGATAGCAGACAAAAAGACTCCAATTCTGGAGCCGTCATCTGAGTGTTCTCACTGCCAGTACTATGAGAGATGCTATATCAAAAAACACGAAGAAAAACAATTGTCAATTTCTGAATTGTTTGGTAGTAAAAAGAAGTAA
- a CDS encoding ammonium transporter encodes MKNRNHKYALLLVVAVAATSTGVLSTAYAQQIDDGMDGYTARGTGIDTGNPAECWYETEPGSGTFAPCMIDTGDTAWMLTATTLVLFMTPGVAFFYGGLARSKNMVNVLGMTLVVMGLISVQWVLWGYSLAFGPVNNDANLFMGSLDYAGFNKVSHVAPLGSPSACTDQVYYTLRSPYVVSTDVKCSAIWPGTIPHQLFAMFQATFAIITPALIIGGIIDRIKFSAFVVFILLWATFVYDPVAHWVWGGGIIYAGKLDMNPDLAPSFALDYAGGTVVHITSGFSALAGALVLGRRLGYGKVPMEPHNIPMVVLGTGMLWFGWFGFNGGSGVAADGLATSAWVVTNTATGMAALTWMLMAWAHTGKPSIVGTASGAVAGLVTITPASGFVGPMAALIIGIAAGTVCYGCVAFKNSRKWDDALDVWGVHGMGGFTGAVLTGTLASPHIWDTGLGIGAWTGTPEGYEQQAINIMGALMSVGYSFGVTIVILKVMDAVWPGGIRVTPKEEEIGLDLAQHGERAYVNE; translated from the coding sequence ATGAAGAACAGGAATCACAAGTATGCTCTATTACTTGTGGTAGCAGTTGCCGCAACTTCAACAGGCGTACTGTCTACAGCCTATGCCCAACAAATCGATGATGGCATGGACGGATATACAGCAAGAGGAACAGGAATCGACACTGGTAATCCAGCAGAATGCTGGTATGAAACAGAGCCAGGTTCTGGAACTTTTGCACCATGCATGATTGATACGGGTGACACCGCTTGGATGCTAACTGCAACAACATTGGTCCTATTCATGACCCCTGGTGTTGCATTCTTCTATGGCGGATTGGCAAGATCAAAGAACATGGTAAACGTACTAGGCATGACACTAGTTGTAATGGGTCTAATCTCAGTACAATGGGTGTTGTGGGGATACTCTCTAGCATTTGGTCCAGTGAACAATGATGCAAACTTGTTCATGGGATCACTAGATTATGCTGGATTCAACAAAGTATCTCATGTAGCTCCACTTGGCTCTCCAAGTGCATGTACTGACCAAGTTTACTATACTCTGAGGTCGCCATATGTCGTAAGCACGGATGTAAAATGTAGCGCAATTTGGCCTGGAACAATTCCGCACCAACTCTTTGCAATGTTCCAAGCAACTTTCGCAATCATCACTCCGGCACTAATCATAGGCGGTATCATTGACAGAATCAAGTTCAGCGCATTTGTTGTCTTTATCTTGCTATGGGCGACCTTTGTCTATGATCCAGTAGCACACTGGGTTTGGGGCGGAGGAATCATCTATGCAGGAAAGTTAGACATGAATCCTGATTTGGCGCCGTCGTTCGCGCTTGATTATGCAGGCGGAACAGTAGTCCACATCACCTCTGGATTCTCAGCTTTGGCTGGAGCCCTAGTTCTCGGAAGACGACTTGGATATGGCAAGGTTCCAATGGAACCACACAACATTCCAATGGTTGTTCTAGGAACAGGTATGCTCTGGTTTGGCTGGTTTGGATTCAACGGTGGAAGTGGAGTTGCAGCAGATGGTCTTGCTACAAGCGCATGGGTTGTAACAAATACAGCTACAGGTATGGCTGCATTAACATGGATGTTAATGGCATGGGCACATACTGGTAAGCCAAGTATTGTCGGTACAGCATCAGGTGCAGTTGCAGGCCTGGTCACCATCACACCAGCATCAGGTTTCGTTGGACCAATGGCAGCATTGATCATTGGTATTGCAGCAGGAACTGTTTGTTATGGTTGTGTTGCATTCAAGAACTCTCGCAAATGGGACGACGCACTCGACGTTTGGGGAGTACACGGAATGGGTGGTTTCACAGGCGCAGTTTTGACCGGAACCCTTGCAAGCCCACACATATGGGACACAGGCCTGGGAATCGGCGCATGGACTGGAACACCAGAAGGCTATGAGCAACAAGCTATCAACATCATGGGCGCTCTAATGTCAGTAGGCTATTCGTTTGGTGTAACTATTGTCATCCTCAAAGTAATGGATGCAGTATGGCCAGGCGGAATTCGAGTCACTCCAAAAGAGGAAGAAATCGGATTAGATCTAGCCCAACACGGCGAAAGAGCATACGTAAACGAGTAA
- a CDS encoding HD domain-containing protein yields MKQFLDIVDPIHDFIRVYDTELKIIDSPIFQRLRRIRQLSGAHLTYPSAQHSRFEHSLGVMHIAGQAATALKEKGFLKSDQIAEIRLAALLHDVGHGPFSHLFEEVLEIKKKISHEEIGKKIIQESEIGDILSNANYDKKKITKLAFGYPKYRFVNEIISGSLSADMMDYLQRDGYFTGAEHAKIDHKRIIQSMDVYKTKLALEKSALYSFESMILSRYQMFKAVYFHKTVRSAEVMMLESIRLADEYCDFTDLDLDNYTQLTDEFVISKILSLGDNSEQRRAKKFALDYQNRRLLKCVYEKIMTKKSHNSEQIRVQIAKKSKLGLDEIFVDTSGTSSLPLTPAKEKTKSITLITPKKPIEISFSKIPVVSSMAESMNILRVYTSQSNRKKVEMAAKSILG; encoded by the coding sequence ATGAAACAATTCCTCGACATAGTAGACCCAATTCACGATTTCATCAGAGTTTATGATACTGAACTCAAAATCATCGACTCACCAATATTCCAAAGGCTGCGAAGAATACGACAGCTCTCAGGAGCACACCTTACATATCCATCCGCGCAACATTCCAGATTCGAGCACTCACTTGGCGTAATGCATATTGCAGGCCAAGCGGCCACTGCACTCAAAGAAAAAGGATTTCTAAAATCAGATCAAATCGCAGAAATCCGCCTAGCTGCACTGCTCCATGACGTAGGCCACGGCCCATTCTCACATCTATTTGAAGAAGTATTGGAAATAAAAAAGAAAATCTCACACGAAGAAATCGGCAAAAAAATCATCCAAGAGTCAGAAATCGGCGACATTTTATCCAATGCAAACTATGACAAAAAGAAAATCACCAAGCTCGCATTTGGCTATCCAAAGTACAGATTTGTAAATGAGATCATCTCTGGCTCACTTTCTGCAGACATGATGGATTATTTGCAGCGAGACGGATATTTCACGGGAGCCGAGCACGCAAAAATCGACCACAAAAGAATAATCCAGTCTATGGATGTCTACAAAACCAAGCTCGCACTGGAAAAATCCGCACTGTACTCTTTTGAGTCCATGATACTATCGAGATACCAAATGTTCAAGGCAGTCTATTTCCACAAAACAGTCCGCTCAGCCGAGGTAATGATGCTAGAGTCAATCAGGCTAGCCGATGAATATTGCGATTTTACCGACCTGGACTTGGACAATTACACACAGCTCACAGACGAATTCGTGATATCTAAAATTCTCTCACTTGGTGATAACTCAGAGCAGAGGCGAGCAAAGAAATTCGCATTGGATTACCAGAACAGAAGGCTGCTCAAGTGCGTATACGAAAAAATCATGACAAAAAAATCCCACAACTCTGAGCAAATTAGAGTGCAAATAGCAAAAAAATCAAAGCTAGGCCTAGACGAAATTTTTGTCGATACTTCTGGCACATCCTCACTGCCCCTGACTCCTGCCAAGGAAAAAACAAAATCAATAACACTAATCACTCCCAAAAAGCCAATAGAAATCTCATTTTCCAAAATCCCAGTAGTGTCATCGATGGCCGAATCCATGAATATTTTGCGGGTCTACACGTCCCAATCCAACAGAAAAAAAGTTGAAATGGCAGCAAAATCGATCCTTGGTTGA